Genomic DNA from Anthonomus grandis grandis chromosome 2, icAntGran1.3, whole genome shotgun sequence:
TAGTTTTTCCAGTTTTGCCATCAGGGtgtcgattttttttccaacatcCCTTCAGGCAAacttagaagatttaaaaggcTGTTGTTATTGATTGAAAACTCGAGACGTTTAATATGCGATTTTGTAGTGCCCTCCTTTGGCTCTTTGCATTTATGGCAACGCGGCTTTGCGTTGCAATTGCTCATGACATGTCCGTATTCCTGACAGCGATAACACTGCCCAATTTGCTTCCTGTTTTCTATTGTGTGAGTCCTTAAGCGCTCAACACGGACTCTAATACTTAATATGCTTTCAATTTCAAACACGGCCTCCTGCGTTTTAGGGACGAGGAACCTGATGAGGTCCGTGGGCCTTCGGCGAGCTGGGCCGGCTTTAAACCAACCCAGCTCTTCAGACTCGAACCCCATCATTCTGAGTTCCTCCTCCACTTCTTCCAGTTTGAAGTTCTGATCCAGTCCCTTCAGTATAACGTTCAATTTTCTGTCCTCTTTAAGGAAGAaggaatggaattccattccctcttccttttaaaatgttaattttgttttcacaaaataatttatattttgcggCCCTGTTTTTAGCGTCTCTTACACTACCTTGGGTACTTTAATGATGTTAGGATCAACACTCTTCCCTTTACCAGCTAAGAAGAGGTTATTTAGGGGCATATATAAAGGGTCTCTTTTGAGAGTGGGATTTTCAGTGGGGATTTGGATGGGTTTTGGGTCCGCCGATGTTGAGGGGACTGACtccctgtttatttttttcccaGGGTTAACCGGTTGCGAAGCCGGCATGTCACCGTCTTGTGAAGGCGGAGACATGCCCGCGTCTTCCTtggttcttttctttttctgttcGCTTGTGTTTTTGTCGCTAGCCAGCCCCCCCCCCTGCACCGCCTGGCGCTCTTCGAGCTTGGCATTTTTGTTAGTAAGGGCTATGATTTCGTTCATTCTTCCCTCGAGTTTACAATTTAGGTCCGCGATCTGCTCATTAAGAGAATGGTTTTCTGAgatcaacttatttattttgtagcCTGATAGTTGTAATTTCTCAGTTAGCTGAGAGTTTTGAAGTTGAGTAAGAAGTTGAAGTTTGAGTAACCTCGTACATCTAAGGTAAATGTTCTACAGCCaggcaaaatatatatttttaatagaggGATGGGTGGGGTAGATAAATTAGACAACACGGTTGCCAACTAGAGGACTCGAATAAGACAAAGAAAATGGTGGTGGCCAATTTTTGCCTATCTTTTTGATGTGTCCATAGTAAATGCGTGGCTACTTATGAGAATAATTCACTGTGAGGATCCAATAAGTTCTTCTTTAGTTATATTTCGAAGAAATATAGCCCTAGCTTTGCTGCATTCATATGGCGTAAAGTCTGTAAAAGGGAAATTAAGACCAACGTTACCGCTGGATGTTAGATTTGATAATATCAATCATTTGGTGGAATATTCTgagcattttgcaaaaaaaaggcaaattttgtTTGCGTAAAAAGTAATGCGGGCTTACACCCCAAAATATGTTTCAAGGCTTATCACACTAAATAGGCATAtcaaagaatacattttttgctgattatcagaatattttcagaatttttattttattatttttagcataATGTCCCTCATAAGGGAgtgttcttttttttcaaatgtatacatttcttgttttttctCCACATTTGCCTGCTTATTTGAAGTACACTaaacaaatgtttaataaaaaaatgggttAAATTCAGatgattttaatttccttttagaaatCATATAACTTCACAAGtcgaaatatttcttaatttagatCAGTCGAAAAAAATGCGTaaagtatataataaatttttaaaaaaacgtacAAGAAATTCGAAAtcataaattgtatttattacatatttcaACAAGCTAACAATGAAAATGATGAATAAATACATAAACGAcaacatattaaataattgcCAGAATCTAATAGACTTTTCAAGTTTAAGAAGagttatatgttttttaatcagTTTAGTAGTTAAGTACGATGGCTCAGGATGAATTTAGTACTTTTGCTTTGCTTTTTGCACTGTCTTACGAAAATTGAGCACAGTATACTGcgacaaattaaattttttccaaaaattcggatttttacaaaaaataaatattacttgtgatatattattaaaaacgaaattttgcaaatatttaaaaaatgcaaaaatgatGCCTATATGACAAAACAAGCCTGATGATAGTTAAAATCAAAGATGATaggcaaaagacgaaacgtcgtcaaaactggataaaaaataagctcagaaaaaaataaaatctatttttcaaaatttcatattttttcgaatatcttcCGAACCATGCGGAAGTTTTTAAAACGGCATATTGTTAAGCTCAATAATTTAACCACTTTCGTATCTCTAATAGAATCTGAGATCGCCATATTAAAGGTAGAATTTGAAACACCCGATATACACTCGAgcgattttgaattttattcttaCCTGAAGCAATTAACCGAGTGTCCACACAATTAAAATCCACGCTCCAGCACCTTTTCTCGTGTTCCTGATACGTTTTAGTCCTCTGTCCCGTGGATGCATCCCATATCGTGACCGTTCCTTCGTAATCGCTGGATGCCATCGTGCTCTTATGATAACTGTGCCAACTTAAACAAGAAATCTTCGCGCGGCACGTCATCTCCAAACAAGGATAATGAATCCTTACGACGTCCTTCATCACCGCCCCATAATCAAACACCTTTATCCTCTTAGTCACACCGGCAATCGCAAACAGTTCATTGTCCTTGTCGAATTCTATGCTCGATACGATCGTGGAATTATTGAACAAATCGTTCGAGTAGTTTAAGGAGGTGAGCACCCTCAGATTATTGTAAGCGGAGAACTTGATCAGACTCTCTCGGAACTGATCCAAGGCGGCGTTCGGCTCGGAGGCACTTTTCGATTTCTCGTGCGATTCTTTGCCGAACATCAGATCCTTGGATCTCACCGAGAAGTAACAGTCGACAAAGTCCTCGAAGTAGGCGTGCATGCGCCGACGACGTATGGCGAGCGAGGAAGCTGGTTGGGAGGAGCTTTCACCGGATGCGGGTTCTTTTTTACGACCTAAATATAAAACGAATTAAATAGTCACAGGAGATTAATAAGGATTAAAACATCTACCTGTAGACGTTCCTATACTGTCTATCATTTCAATCATTTCTTTTTTCATGGCACTAACAGTTGAAGCATCCGATTCGGAAACGCCGGCGGCCGCCCTCTCCACGTCCTCGAGGGTCGGGCATTTGCTATgcacttcttttaatttttctattaccTGAAACCAGTTGAACAACTTAACTTCATAGAATATTAATGTGTTGAGGTCGGAAGTGCTAAGTCTAAGTTTTACACAGGCATTAATGACATATGCTCAGTTGGAAttaacacgttgactgccatgtgtatatatattatacacagCGTGTGTGTCACTGGCGCCatgtgtataaaatatatacattgtTCTATTGATGACTGCAGGCAGATTTACGCACACATTACGTGTATTTCTTATGGGTTCTCTATTTTTCCGACGTAGGACTAACATATAATGTGATTGGCgtgaaaatatttatctattttttggaaatatagctgttttaaattttgcattgcAAAAAAGTGCCCAATAATGCGGGTCTAAATTGGATaggattttctttgttttttagtaagaaaataccGCATTTTAGGTTAGGAAATGTAACATAAAGTAAattggaaaatgttttattaaaaaaaaatagaaggtgataactaaaaattacttctaaactaatggaaaaatacaccaaatatttaaaacattatggaaaaaaatggcataattgataaaaatatggaaaacccctttattactttaatttggctttatgaattacaaaaaaacattcaaCACATATTGGTGGTTTACCTGGACAGGCATATGTATAAATTTTAGCGGTTGTGTATAGTATTTACACACACGGCGCagattgattaaaaataatactgcGCCGCATGTATACATATTATACATGCTTCTAAACAAggtcaaatacaaaaaaaagtgtcTCTTACTACTATATTTGGATCTAAAATCTACTTATTagaaaactaaattaataaaacactcCCGGCGCACCTGACCCAAGTTCTGATATACATCCGGTAGTCAACGTGTTAAAACCTAATTGAATCGATTATTTCAGAACACTCCATAAACATGATGATTTTCGTCCAAAGCTTCTGTTTGTAGCTGGAAAATGTAATAGATTGTTTCTTAAGCTTTTACGTAACAAAATAGGACATGTGTACaacattcaatattttctaaaacctGATTGCTTGACTCGTGATTTGATACTAACTGCTTCAGCTCTTGCTTCCAATTTTACCAAGAACGATTTAGTGATCTTGTGGTTGAACGGAACATATTCTCCTAAATCTATTATTAACGATTTTATCATTCCCTGTAAAAACACTACTTTCCTCGTTATGAAAAGCCCTTGTTTTGGACCAAGTTGCAGTGTTGTATATAATAGTAATCTGTCATTATATAAAGCTTTCCATAAAAACAACATTGACCTAAGTCGAATACTTGAATGCAATTATGCTAATCATTTTGCTGATTTGGCTTGTATACTACATggccacataaaaaaatattttcttaacccacTGTATAATTCTAAGCATCTAAAACTAAATAGATCACCTAATTTTGTCGAAAGCGTGGGAACTGCGTCTGAGCGTGTGACTGGTTCTGACTCTTTTTTATAGATGAGACCGTAGAGGTTCAAGCTCCCTTTCATTCAACTGCAATAACAAACTTAAAGCATTGtagtgcatttttattaaatattcaatcccTTCGGAATAAGGTGGATGAGCTTCAACTTCTGCttgctaatttttattttcctgacattgttataTTAACAGAACATTGGCTTAGACCTAATGAAAGTTTTTGTATTGATGAGTATGTACCACTGTCAGTTTATTATAGACAAAACTCACTGCATGGAGGGACTGCTGTTCTAAGAGGAaccttttagcacaagtttctaaacttagcaaataaagtatattttgactttgacttatttaaggataaaacatttttaccaTATTCCAAATTGCATAAAAGTCTCTACAAGTCCTCctctctttaaaaaatctttaatcgAACTTCTTAGAAGCAAGTCCTTTTATAGCAtaacagaatttttttaaagataattaggAATACgataaaagaatataaataattttttgtaaaggttggaatttgtaatattattatcttaaacccactattgtctatttttttaaggttaatcTTAGAGTTCACATCTGTAATACAccatttttaattatgtgttagtaatggATTGATTTATGTTCCTATTTTATATTGTAAGAAGCTTTATCAACAAATACAATAGAAGAACGTGTTATTTAAGAGCTCGTAATATTTTAACGATATGTTCAAAACTTAGCAATCAATTAAAATCTTTCTTGTCATTGAAAAACAATATAATGACTTACCTCATCAATATCCCGCTCTATAATAGTAATCTCGTTAGCAATCTGATTCTGCCGCTCCTTCTTCTGCtttaacaaatgtttcaagAATTCCAACAACAATCGATTCTGCGCGGCACAAGACTCCGCCTCCAGTAGCTGTTTCCGCTGAGTGAGCACCTCGAGCATAACGTTCACGTCCGGTAACGTTAAATTTTGCGACTCTGAAGTGACGAAGTCGCGTAGACCGTCCGCGCTACCGCTAAACTCACCGGAACTGTCCCGCGCGATGCCCTCGTAACCGTTAGTCCttagtttgtgtttttttatgagATCGTTCAGTAGGAAGTTGGGAAAGACGTCGTCGGTAGTGAGCGCGGCGTTGCATTTCGGGCACTTTTTCGACTGTTCCAACGATTTTTTGATGCACTCGAAACAGTACGTGTGCCCGCATTTGGTAATGTGCGCCTCCTCGATCAGATTGAAGCAGATCGGACAGGAGAAGTCGGTGTTTTTGTCCTCCAGATAGACGGAGGAGGTTTGGGGTCTGGGACGTTTCGGGGTGCGTATCGAACCTCGATGGGGTGGAATTGTGTTGCCGCTGTGTGACGACGCTGAACTGCTGCGACCGTCCCGGTTTGGGGCAGCCATTTTAtcctttaattaatatatttttttaatattaaattttattatatattttaaactgaATTTCCACTAATAGGCCATAAAAAAATGGTACCATTACTGCAAGTTTCATAGCGATGCTATGCattgctttcgagaaataaaataggattttttcacgttttactcgaaaaccttaaggttatgtga
This window encodes:
- the LOC126750605 gene encoding E3 ubiquitin-protein ligase COP1-like, with product MAAPNRDGRSSSASSHSGNTIPPHRGSIRTPKRPRPQTSSVYLEDKNTDFSCPICFNLIEEAHITKCGHTYCFECIKKSLEQSKKCPKCNAALTTDDVFPNFLLNDLIKKHKLRTNGYEGIARDSSGEFSGSADGLRDFVTSESQNLTLPDVNVMLEVLTQRKQLLEAESCAAQNRLLLEFLKHLLKQKKERQNQIANEITIIERDIDEVIEKLKEVHSKCPTLEDVERAAAGVSESDASTVSAMKKEMIEMIDSIGTSTGRKKEPASGESSSQPASSLAIRRRRMHAYFEDFVDCYFSVRSKDLMFGKESHEKSKSASEPNAALDQFRESLIKFSAYNNLRVLTSLNYSNDLFNNSTIVSSIEFDKDNELFAIAGVTKRIKVFDYGAVMKDVVRIHYPCLEMTCRAKISCLSWHSYHKSTMASSDYEGTVTIWDASTGQRTKTYQEHEKRCWSVDFNCVDTRLIASGSDDAKVKLYSLNEEHSVATLEAKANVCCVKFNPKSSSQLAFGSADHCVHYYDLRNMKEAVHIFKGHKKAVSYVKFLSGEDIVSASTDSQLKLWSIKTPHCLRSFVGHTNEKNFVGLATDGDYIACGSENNSLYVYYKGLSKKLFQYKFETVEGVLEVERRDDDSNEFVSAVCWKQQSNVVLAANSRGVINIMELV